From Coccinella septempunctata chromosome 4, icCocSept1.1, whole genome shotgun sequence, a single genomic window includes:
- the LOC123311707 gene encoding protein ZBED8-like, which yields MSEQEKVTEAALRVCWTLNKHQKPFSDSEIVKECMLEVVQALFEEEKDGAAAIQSIPLLTRSNTRRTEILANDIKRILLELLQKAPCYAIALDESCDILDDEQMSIFVRFFDLENKVFRKELLAILPLKGNTRGEDLFKTFDEFITESNLSYDKMVSISTDGAPAMIGKEKGLVKRIRDKNAGIISYQCIIRQTALCGKLCATMKEVMDNVRARLELVLDVTACGTPTAER from the coding sequence ATGAGCGAGCAAGAAAAGGTCACAGAAGCAGCATTGCGTGTTTGCTGGACACTTAACAAACACCAGAAACCATTTTCAGATTCTGAAATAGTGAAAGAATGCATGTTGGAAGTGGTCCAGGCCTTATTTGAAGAGGAAAAAGATGGTGCCGCTGCAATTCAAAGTATTCCACTGTTGACCAGAAGTAATACAAGAAGAACTGAAATTTTAGCTAATGATATCAAAAGAATTTTGCTCGAACTTCTTCAAAAAGCACCTTGCTATGCTATAGCACTTGACGAATCATGTGATATTCTTGATGATGAACAAATGTCTATTTTCGTCAGATTTTTTGACCTTGAAAATAAAGTGTTCAGGAAAGAATTGCTAGCAATATTGCCGTTGAAAGGTAACACTCGAGGAGAAGATTTATTCAAGACATTTGATGAATTCATCACAGAATCCAACTTGAGTTATGATAAAATGGTATCGATTTCAACCGACGGTGCCCCAGCGATGATTGGCAAAGAAAAAGGATTAGTTAAGCGAATCCGGGATAAGAATGCAGGTATTATATCTTATCAGTGCATAATTCGCCAAACAGCCCTTTGTGGAAAACTTTGTGCTACAATGAAAGAAGTGATGGACAACGTCAGggcacgtctggagttggtgctggacgtgacagcatgcgggacaccaACGGCTGAACGCTGA